The Sulfurospirillum deleyianum DSM 6946 nucleotide sequence GTGAAGAGATAGAAATAATAAAAAATATTAGTTACTAAAAAAATAAGTTTCTATGCTATGGTAAATTTAAAGTTAGAGTGAGTATAATTGAATCACTATAAAATAACGATTTAGGGGAAGAATATGGGAAAATATTTAGAGTTAAATGCATCAAATTTTGATAGTACTGTAGCAGAAGGCGTTGCTTTAGTAGATTTTTGGGCACCATGGTGTGGACCATGTCGTATGATTGCTCCAGTCATTGAAGAGTTGGCAAATGATTTTGACGGTAAAGCTAAAATCTGTAAAGTAAACACAGACGAAGAGCAAGATGTAGCGATTAAGTATGGTATCCGTTCTATTCCTACCATTCTTTTCTTTAAAAATGGCGAGTTGGTCGATCAAATGATCGGTGCTTCATCTAAACAAGTTTTAGCTGATAAAATTAATTCACTGCTCTAATTTAAAATTTTATGAGGAAGCACTAAAGCTTCCTCATCTTACACTACTTCAAATGGATAAAAGTTTGCAGAGCGTTTCATGTTAGTATGTAACGCTGTGAAAAATCTCCAACAAAATAAGGAAAAACAATGTTAGATTTAGCAATTATTGGGGGTGGTCCTGCTGGTCTGAGTGCTGGACTTTATGCAACACGTGGTGGTTTAAAAAATGTTGTTATGTTTGAAAAAGGGCTTCCTGGTGGTCAAATTACCAGTAGCAGTGAAATAGAAAATTATCCAGGTTCAGCTCAGATTTTAAGTGGTTTAGATTTTATGGCTCCATGGTCAGAACAATGTATGCGTTTTGGTTTAAAACATGCCATGGAAGAAGTAACACGCATTTCTAAAAATAAAGAGGGTACATTTCATATTGCTTTAGCCGGTGGAAAAAGTGAAGAAGCAAAAAGTGTTGTGATTGCTACGGGGAGTGCCCCAAAGCGTGCTAACTTTGAAGGTGAAGCAGAATTTTTTGGCAAGGGTGTAAGCACCTGTGCAACATGCGATGGATTTTTTTATAAAAACAAAGAAGTTGTTGCCTTAGGTGGCGGCGATACTGCGTTAGAAGAAGCACTTTATCTTTCCCATATTTGCTCCAAAGTTTATTTAGTGCACAGACGTGATACTTTCCGTGCAAGTCCAAGTACAATCGAAAAAGTGAAAAATAATCCAAAAATTGAACTCGTTTTAAATGTGAGTATTAAAAAAGCATACGGTGATGCGATGGGTCTTAATGGACTGATTGTCGTTGATAAAGAGGGCAATGAAAGAGATATTAAAGTTCCTGGTGTTTTTGTTTTTGTAGGGATGAATGTGAATAACACTATTTTGAAGCAAGAAGATGGTCGCTTTTTATGCGAGATGGATGACAATGGAAATGTTATCGTTGATCTCAATATGCATACTTCTGTGAAAGGTTTGTTTGCTGCGGGAGATATTCGAACAAAAGCACAAAAGCAAGTCGTGTGTGCTGCAGGTGATGGTGCCACAGCAGGTATTCAAGCTTTAGAATATGTGAATCATTGAAAAAGGAAACGGCAAAAATGATACAGGTAGGAATTCATGGCTCAACGGGAAGAGTAGGGCGATTATTAGTGGAGAATTTAATCAAAGATAAGGAAGCAAGACCTTATGTTTTGCATGCACTTGAGCCGTTGAGCTTTCCTATACCCAAAGAGACGATTGTGACAGATGATGGATTGACTCTTTTGGATAAAAGTGATGTGATTATTGATTTTACGATTGCCATGGGTACAGAAAGCCTTTTAGAAAATGCACTCAAATCTCCCAAGCCTTTAGTGATTGGAACAACTGGCTTAAACGAACATCAACACAACCTGCTTAAAGAAGTTGCGAGTAATATGCCTGTTCTGTATT carries:
- the trxA gene encoding thioredoxin, whose protein sequence is MGKYLELNASNFDSTVAEGVALVDFWAPWCGPCRMIAPVIEELANDFDGKAKICKVNTDEEQDVAIKYGIRSIPTILFFKNGELVDQMIGASSKQVLADKINSLL
- the trxB gene encoding thioredoxin-disulfide reductase: MLDLAIIGGGPAGLSAGLYATRGGLKNVVMFEKGLPGGQITSSSEIENYPGSAQILSGLDFMAPWSEQCMRFGLKHAMEEVTRISKNKEGTFHIALAGGKSEEAKSVVIATGSAPKRANFEGEAEFFGKGVSTCATCDGFFYKNKEVVALGGGDTALEEALYLSHICSKVYLVHRRDTFRASPSTIEKVKNNPKIELVLNVSIKKAYGDAMGLNGLIVVDKEGNERDIKVPGVFVFVGMNVNNTILKQEDGRFLCEMDDNGNVIVDLNMHTSVKGLFAAGDIRTKAQKQVVCAAGDGATAGIQALEYVNH